CTGCGCACCGAGCTCGGCTGGCAGCCCCGCTACACCGACTTCGAGACCGGGCTGGCCGCGACCATCCAGTGGTACCGCGACAACGAAGCCTGGTGGCGGCCCCAGAAGGCCGCCACCGAGGCGAAGTACGCGGCGCAGGCCACCGCCTCGTGATCGAGGAGGACGACGGAGCCGTCACGATTCCGCGACGGCTCCGTCGTCATCGGTCTCGACTATCAATCCTGATTCGAGCAGCCGGCCGACAATTCGGTCCGTCGCGACGGCGAAATCCCTGTCGAATTCGTCCGCATAGGTCGCCGACAGGACGGACACGAGCGAAGCGCGATCGGACGGCAGGCTGAGCGCGGCCAGCACGACCGCCATCGGGCCGTCTACTGCAAGGGGCCGGAACCTGTAGACACCCGAGGCGGGCATCGCGTAGATCACGTCCCGTTCGGCGACGAGCGCCAATCCCTCCGCTTGCATGAGCATCCTGCGGACTCCCCCGCCTCGAGACGCCACCAGGCGTCACCTAAACTCGCAGCCATGACCGCGGCAGCGAATCTACCAGCGTCGGCCGCCACCAGACTCGCTCATGCGCTCTGCCATCGGCTCGGGAGCGAGAGCGGCATCCGGATGCTCTCGATCAAGGGGCCGGTCGCGGTCGCCGAAGGAATTCGTGCGCCGTATGTGCCGAGCGACGCCGATCTTCTAGTCGAACCCTCGGAACTCCATCGGATGGTCGCCGAGCTCGTTCGGCTCGGTTGGCGAGAGCGTCCTGGTGAGGCGCTTCCCCGCCTCCTCGATGAGCACTCGGTGACGCTCATCCACGACTCCTGGCCGTGCGACCTCGATCTGCATCGCCGCTTCCCCGGCTTCCTCGCAGAGGACAACCACGTCTTCGAGCTCATGTGGTCGTCACGGACCGAGATCGATATCGCCGGCATCGCCTGCCCAGTCCCTTCGAGCGAGTTCAGCTGGGCCATCGCCGTGCTCAACGACTACCGGGACAGCTGGAAAGGCCAGCAGACTCGCGCAGACGAGCTTCTGGCCTTCGCGCGAGAGCGCTTCGCCGGTGACGATTTCGTGCAGCTCACCGCCGCGCTCGAGAACAGCGGATCCGTTCAGACGCTCGAGCCGGCGATGGCTGCGCTGGGCATTCACCGCGACGGTCCCGCGGCTGACCCCCGAGCGCTTGTTCGCTGGCAGATCCGACGTGAGGCGGGACTCAGCCCCGTCCTCCCCGTCCTCGTCGAGCTCGCGGAGGGGAGGCTCGTGAGGGCAGCACGACTCAGCTGGACCCTGCTCACCGCCACG
The genomic region above belongs to Rathayibacter sp. VKM Ac-2759 and contains:
- a CDS encoding nucleotidyltransferase family protein, which encodes MTAAANLPASAATRLAHALCHRLGSESGIRMLSIKGPVAVAEGIRAPYVPSDADLLVEPSELHRMVAELVRLGWRERPGEALPRLLDEHSVTLIHDSWPCDLDLHRRFPGFLAEDNHVFELMWSSRTEIDIAGIACPVPSSEFSWAIAVLNDYRDSWKGQQTRADELLAFARERFAGDDFVQLTAALENSGSVQTLEPAMAALGIHRDGPAADPRALVRWQIRREAGLSPVLPVLVELAEGRLVRAARLSWTLLTATTRSTGETNLDRRPLAVRAMRTLPRIPRWIRLVRRSIRVGLK